The DNA segment GTATAGCCACTGGAATAAAatttgagcatccggttgctcatgttcatactcaaaatggtctagcagaatcattgattaaGCGCCTCCAACTAATAGCTAGACCATTGCTAATGAGGACAAAACTTCCCCTTTCAGTGTGGGGACATGCTGTTTTGCATGCAGCAGCAGGCCAACCAGTTATGataaagtctccccattacaattggcttttggtcagaaGACAAATATTTCCgatctaagaatttttggatgtgcAGTATGTGTTCCAGTTGCTCCACCAAAACACACAAagatgggtccccaaagaaggttgggTGTATATGTTggttatgaatctccttctattattaaATATTTGGAGCCtatgacaggagatttatttataGCCAGATTTGTTGATTGTCATTTTGATAGATCAGTTTTTTCAACATTAGGGGGCAAAAATAAACAACTAGAAAAAGAGATAGATTGGAACGTATTATCTctatctcatttagatcctcgcacaaatcaatgtgaacaagaagtTCAAAAGATCATTTATATGCAAAActttgcaaatcaattgccagatgcatttactAACCTTCCACAAGTTACTAAATCGCATATTCCAGCTGTAAATGCTACAATTCGAGTTGATGTCCCAGCTGGACAGTATGATGGTGCAATTGAGTCTAGGTCACGCcttaaacgtggtagaccaattggTTCCAAGGATAAGAATCTCCGAAAAAAGAAAGGAGCAAATGATCAAGTTGATCATAACATAACAATTGATAAGACCTCACAGGAGGTTCTAGTACctgaaatgatgaaaatgaagagatatcaataagttatgtctctacgggaaaaggtggaaccgaaatAACGTTGTTGTTAACAAtaattttgcatataatgttgtagttgaaataatgcaacaagatgaggatattgagccaaaatctgtcaatgaatgtagacaaagaaatgattggccaaaatggaaaaaCGCAATTCAAACGGAATTGGCTTCACTCAAAAAACGTGAAGTTTTCAAACTAATAGTCCGAACGCCTGAAGGTGTCAAGCCAGTGGGTTACAAATGGATTTTTGTGCGTAAACGAAATGAGAAAGGTGAAGTCgtaagatataaagcacgacttgtggcacaaggatTTTCGCAAAGGCCtgacattgattatatggagacatattctcctgtggtAGATGCAATTACCTTCAGTATCTAATAAATCTGGCAGtccatgaaaaacttgatatgcggtTGATGGATGTTGTCACAGCCTACTTATATGGCTCACTGGACAAtgaaatttttatgaaaatccctgaaggatttaaagttCCTGAAGCACATAAAAGTTcaagagaaacttgttcaataaagcttcagaaatccttATACGAATTGAAGCAATCAGGAaggatgtggtacaatcgccttaGCGAGTATTTGCTAAATGAAGGATACAAAAATGACCCTATTTGCCCTTGTGTCTTTATTAagaggtctggatctgaatttgtcatCATAGTTATGTATGTTGATGACTTGAATATCATTGACACTTCGAAAGAGCTTCCAAAGGCTTTAGagtgtttgaagaaagaatttgaaatgaaagatcttggtaaGACAAATTTTGTCTTGGCCTCCAAATTGAGCATGTACCAAATGGATTTTCTGTcaatcaatcaacatacactgaAAAGGTTTTAAAGCGATTTTACATGGATAATGCACATCCATTGAGTATCGCAATGGTTGTGAGATCGCTTGACATAAATAAAAATTCATTTCGGCCtcaagaaaatgatgaagagctcgTTAGTGATGAAactccatatcttagtgcaattggggcactTATGTATCTTGCCAACAATATTCGACCAGATATTGCTTTTGCAGTGAGCTTATTAGCAAGATCCAGCTCCTCTTCAACAAGAAGACATTGGAATGGTGTTAAGCATATATTTAGATATCTTCGGGGAACCATAGATACGGGATTGTTTTATTCTAATGAATTCAAGTAAAAAATGATTGGCTATGCCGATGCAggttatttgtctgatccacataaAGCCCGATCTCAAACAGGTTAtttatttacatatggaggtactgcTATATCATGGTGTTCAATGAAACAAACAATAGTTGCCACATCTtcaaatcatgctgagataatagtCATTCATGAGGCTAGTCGGGAATGTGTTTGGTTGAGATCAATGACTCAGCATATTCAGGAAATGTGTGGTTTTCTTATGAAAACAGATAATCCAACTACACTATATGAAGACAATGATGCATGTATTGCTCAACTGAAAGGAGGATACATCAAAGGAGACagaacaaagcacatttcaccaaagttcttTTATACGCATGATCTTCAACAAAATGGTGAAATTAATGTTCAACAGATTCGTTCATGTGAAAATTTgtctgatctgttcactaagacattaccaacctcaacatttgagaagttgagacagaagattggaatgcgtcgtttTCGGGAAATAAAGTGATGTTTTCatgagggggagtaaaatacgcgctGTACTTTTTTTCCCTTAGcctaggttttgtcccactgggttttactggtaaggtttttaacgaggcagcaaATAAAACATATTacaaatatgtgtactctttttcccttactaagattTTTTCCCTACAGGGTTTTTTCTTAGTAagattttaacgaggcacattatctatggacatccaagggggagtgttgtgataaatatcacattatggtggacaGAGGCGGATGTAGTGTATAACTtatgggttcaactgaacccataactttcgatgcGGAGTCAAGatttgtatgtaaaaattcactaaaattgcaaaaatagtagatatgaacccatattataatgggttcaatgttaaaaatattaaaactgaACCCATATAATTTAAATCTTGGATCCGCCTCTGATGGTGGATGTCTGCTCTTCTTCCATGattttcatctcaaatgcttaatgacatattcaatgacatattttgtatgttcaatgacatattccatgacatattttcttcactttttatgcctatataaaggtcttgtaatagataggaaaatacacacaattgaagaagaaaatctctttcttttctctatctttattttttgttcatgttttactaaattgcttttatttcttgttcatgttttactaaattgcttttattttataacaaatttcACATTTTGTTCCCGTAAATTTCTTTTCATCCCAAAATACATCTAAAAAGTAAAATATTGTTTTGACTTTCAAAAAGTGAAGTGCAACAAACTTTTTTAATGTGTAAGTGAAGTACAGTACCTTTTACAGTGAGAATGGCACGTTTGACTAATGCTGTATTTTGTCCTGGGCtcgggcctcgcggtcccgggcttcgtggtcctgGGCTCTGGCGATTCCGGGCCTGGCGGTCCCAGtcttcgtgggctcaatgggtggaaccggtccgtgacgggcctaagcccacatggtcctgtgcttaacgggccgggctcgtgggcttcgcgggcctagcgggctcttttttttttaagacactttcttgtagtatcatggctatattaaaaatatatatgtagtatatatgtatatctaattattaaagtgcttgacgaaaagaaaataacaaaacaatagtaaaacactaaattgtcatgcataatatattttcttgtagtatattatattgtatcttatatatatatattctcttatatattttcttgtagtatatatattgtatcttatgtatatatattcgcataatatattgtatcttatgtatatatattgtatcttatgtatatatgttcgcataatatattttcttgtagtatatatattgtatattatgtatatattttcgcataatatattttcttgtagtatatatattgtatcttatgtatatatattcgcataatatattttcttgtagtatatatattgtatattatgtatatattgtagcataatatattttcttgtagtatattatattgtatcttatgtatatatattctcttatatattttcttgtagtatatatattgtatcttatgtatatatattcgcataatatattttcttgtagtatatatattgtatattatgtatatattgtagcataatatattttcttgtagtagtatatatattgtatattatgtatatattttcgcataatatattttcttgtagtatattatattgtatcttatgtatatatattctcttatatattttcttgtagtatatatattgtatattatgtatatattgtagcttataaataattctaagtatagacaaagaaatattgcgaaaagaagctcatgggtagaagcaataaattttattaccaaaaaatggcatatctttcttagtcatccttcccccaatggaatgagcacaacaaggtactaataccaccattagaaggaaaaaaaactaaggaagatgtgccaaaatacaagttacatattattctatgtattatctctaacaaatctcataaatccttcaaggttcggaggaggttgcgttggtggtggtggaaaagaagcttgttcatcaccacttccgggcgaagccgaatcctccgcaagttccgctatcatttcttcataagcttcatctatcgccggttgtgcttctgcaattccaaagtttcttctttccgagcggatccaatctctaaacaatactgatttttccaagctatccctcatagacgctctatgatcacctatttgcagtcttgcttgactgaaagcgctctctgatgcaacagttgaagcttgaaaacttcaattcaacaacttcacaatttttcacgaaatttcaacaataaattaagtaattgtagtagagagattgagagagattgagagatattgatgaattggtgaataaaaatgaaagaatgagggggtatttatagttgagaaatggggaaaagtgtaattatataaagtttggggttaaaataaagtttgggggccaaatggccattttttaaacttaaaaacggtcatattttcagcccaaacggctagattttaaatatggccgttggagaattttaatttttttttaaaaaaaaaatagccgttgagcccgccaggaccggcccaggcccgcctgccggtcccgggctaaacggtcccgggctcgtgggctcaaccTTGAAGACCAGCACGTGACGGGCTCAGCAGGAccaccaagaccggcccacccaggaccggcccaccaggcccgttaggaccgcgggcccggtccggtccggttcaggcccggcccaccgagcagcccTACGTTTGACTCATTTTGTATATATTTCCTTGTTTACTGCCCAAAGTGAGACTTTTCTGTACCAACCTGAATTAATCGAAAACCAAAACTTGTACCAAACACCGGACAGAAAACAAAAAGCATATCAACTTTAAAATTTTAGAAAAATCTATGCATATGAAATCCAATTAGCGCATGTCTAATTAGAAACGGAACAACAAATCTTTTTGGTTCTCATAGTACCGCAGGaataaaaaatggaagaaattcaaaaatagctagatttacaactggtcgttcaaaaatagcccagtttcaaaagtaatcaaaatttagccactttttatgtaaagataaatctaagtgaaaatactgttcaaaacccggaaaatacgccagtatattatgctagagttccagcataagtatacttgaactccagcatattatactggagttctagatGTTGGAGTTCTAGGATAAGTTATGCTGAAACTCTAGCATAATCTGATGAAATTCCAACATAAGTCCACTAGatctccagcataatatactggagttccagcaagtataccggtccagcataatatactggagtttggagcaccggtgctccaatatattatattggagccagcaaagtatatcggtccagcataatatgctggagttcatacacgggtgcaccgaactccagtatattatgctggaccggtctctgttgcagcaaaataatggctatttttcattgacttggtaaacgctggctatttttgaatgaccaaccCGAAaattggctataccgtgctatttttacattaaaaattttgaaaagaggTCCATCTTATATTTGATTTTGATCAGAAAAGAGCTAAGAGTTCGATAAAGGTGTAATTACTTTTCGAACTACTGAACAAACTGAAGCAAAAGAGTTGGCTCCGTGCTTTTTTTTATCTTTGTTGTTTCCCATTCTTGTATGCTTGATTCACTTTAAATTTGCCACGGATGTGCTGGTTGACGATTGTTTGTATACTTGCCATAGCTGTGCTGGTTGATGATTCTCTGTATCACACTCATAAGACCTTCATAATTAGTGGTAAAAGTAAAAAATCACCCAGGAACTTTCGATGAGAACATTCAGTATAATGAAAAGCATAATGCGTCTTATATCTTTGCCAATTTTCAGGGATTAAATAGATAAGCAAAAGAGGCATGAGAAAAGTTCCAATTTTGCATTTAGCAATTCCTTCTTATCACTCACAATATACCCTCCTTTAGAGAAAGAACGGCAGGCCTATGTAGTAAATAGCATGCCCGGCTATCTGCAGCTGTAATAGATGCATTTCAAGAAGACAGGAAAGATGAACAAGCCAAACAGGGAAATGTTTCAATATGCAATAACAAAAGTATTCATTTCACAGGGGAGAGATGTCACGCTTCATTATATGACACCCACTATATCTATTGCCATGTTACTGGGCAATGTCAAAGCTGCATATGACATTCATGTATATGTACAAATACACACACAGTTTTGAGATAGCAACCATGCCCTCCCTAGGTCACGATTAAACTTTGACCTCAAAACACAAAAAAGAATGGAGATGGATAAAATGTATGCTGCTTATTGCCTTACTCTATACTGTGCAAGCAACTTGCTATCGGTTTTCTGTGAGGTTCAGACAATGAGAATCTGGGATGACCAACCTCAAAAAGTGAGACCCACAACAACCATGAGAAGCGGAGATTGGACTATTGATACACAATTCATGAAGTGCTGACTTCTGCAAGCCAGAACAGGTTAAGATGCAGTCTAACAAGCCTGAACCATGGAGACATTGAGAGTTAGCATTTTTTGCTAGGAGTCCAGATTACTCAGAGGTCGGCATGCAGGTGGGTTCACCTAAGATAAATAAGAATCTCCAGGTAGCTGAAGATAAACTCACGACGTATTAAGTGCTGTGTTATAATCTATTGACACTGATTTGCGTTTTATGGGCATTATGTAATCAGTATCATCTTCGAGATCACTAAACGAAACATCCTCCCCATTCACAATAGCACTGCCCGAATAACCCTCTAACTCAGAGTTGTCTTTCAGCCAGTCATCCTCATGCTCGTCATAATCAAACATCGGTGGTTTAAAGGATGGACCAGCTAACACCTCCTTTTCAATTATTTTGCTTGGAGGATCCTCTTCAATAACTGCCTTGTCAATAAACTGGATCTCTGTATTTTCAATTGAGTGCTTCTCAGTTTCAGTGTCAGAACTAGTATGGCAGGTTGGGGGTTCAAAAGTGAATGTTCTATGGAGCATAGCATATCTAGAGTGAGCATCTTCAGACGAGTTTGATTCGAAGTCGCCACGAGGTGAATACGTGCTCTCCTTTGCGTGAAATGTATCTATCCCAAACCAATCTGACTCTGGCTTTGTTTTCTTTTGCAGCTCTTGCATCCACATAGCCCTCGCTTCCACAAGCTAAGGAAATGAAAACAACAAAGTTAGTGCACATAGATAGCTCATGTGAAAAGTCTAGAATGTATAAGTTGTATCTCTGGAACTGCTCTCCAGATGAACAATTTAGTTCCCTCCCTCCCCAAGAAAAGAAAATCGTCTTCAGGATTCCAATTCCAAAAGCTGTTTTTTTAGAACGCCAAATATACAAGAATAATAAAGGTAAGAGAGAGGGCTAGCTGAGTTCCCATCAAATTTGTTACTCAATGCAATGATAATGCTGTAAACAGGCAGCATGATATTAACAAACCTGAGGTGTAGACAAAAGCTCAGTGTCATGCTTGTTCAGTCTTGAGTAAAGAAGAATAAAATAGACCATCCAAAAGTAACCCTCACTCATATGAGCAGGGCAAAGTTCAATTCTGAGCGCAGCCAGCCTCGGCGTCAGACGTTCAACTGCATATCCATGCTTCAGTTGGGCATCAGAGAGCTCAAAATCTAAACAAAGGAGAGAAACTCAGTTATTGTGCTTGAAAGATAACTAAAGTAAATCAGGACCTCAAGATCCGATCATCCTCAACATTACCTGAATATTATTATAAAACAGATGCTTTAAAAAGTTGTCTTTTTTTGCTACATGATTACCAAGTATTCCCCGTGTCCCAATTACTGATGCAACACACCAATAATGACATTCAAAAATTTAAGTAATTGACATGTATCCTAACAACTCCTTCCTCATCATATTTTAATTGACAATATTGATTGGATATGGAGTTTAAGATGTTAATTTGTCTTGTATATTCCATATCAAAAATCTGTCTTGTATATTATATTATAATTTGAATAAAATATCAGAGTAATAAAGATTTAGTCTGATAGATAAAACATCATATCAAAGTATTAAAACTTAAAGAGTTAGATGAATTTAAAGTTATAAAAGTTGTATATAATATATTACTAGTAGAATGTCATCAAAAACTTTAAGAGGTCCCAAATAGAAAGAATGTCATATAAATTGGAATGGAGGGAGCAACATTCTACATGATGTTCACAAAACTGGAAACATAAGTTCATTTAACCATACAACTTTAAACTTTTAAGTAATATTTAGGAATAAGTTTTAAATTATCACCTTTACATTTTGTTCCAAAAATACTTATACACTGCACAAGTCAGAAGTTTAATAGTTAAACTGTGTGCTATTGGATACCTAGGAACAAATGAAGGTAAGAAACTATCTACTAAAGGCAGTGATCTTGACAACTTGATCATAGGAAGTGAATTAAAAACTCTGTCCAACCAAAGGCATAACATTTTACTTCATTAATGTTTTTATTCTTTCAAAAAATTGAGTAATCAACTTAAGGACTGCTATATGCTCTTTAAGACGTCATTTAAAAGGCCAACCCTTCATCCAATGATATTAAAGGATAGAATATAAAGAGTAGACCTCAAACCATGCTGCAGACTTGTAATCTTGGATACAACATGCGAGTTCTGTTGTTTCAATTACTTGCAACTTTTGCTTCCAATTAAACAGTTACTCACGCGATGTATATCACAAAGGAAAAAGATTGTTACTCACACGTTCACCATTTTGGTTGACCTACTTCCTATTCTAGTCCACCATAAAAATGACATCTTCCTTTAAATGTTAAAGTCTACAATATTCAATGTGACAGATCAACATGCTTTACAGCTTTATATAATGAATTTGATACGAGACCTTTTTTTCCAACTACTAAAGTGTCCTATTTCTTCTTAACTCAAATATAAAAATTCATCCAAGCCTTCTTCATGAAAATGCTGAACCAATTTGAGTACCATCCAGATGTAAATTTTCATTAAGAACACCCACTATGCACTGAACATTGCCTTCATTTGGGACAAAACTTGTTCTTATTTAAATGATTTATAGGTTTATTTTCTTTCCACGTcttttgctttcatctcttcttttattctttttcttatgTTGACACCATAAAATGCAGCAGAgaagtctctctctctctctctctctctctctctctcacacacacacacacacacacacactcagtGTGTGTGACAGCAATCATCTCTCCAGACAGCACAAAAAACAGAGGTAATGCTCAGATTTTCGTCTTGCTCTGTTCTTCTCCTCCCTTTGTTCATTGTGCTCACTCTCTTCCTGTTTACTCCCTTTCTAGAAACCTGGTGCTGGAGGTTTATTGCAAGAACTAACTTCAAATGCAAAAATTGCTTTAAGTAAATCAGGGTGGACTTAAATTGAGTGCAATTATTGCTCTTCTAGCTGGATAGATGTTTATGTAAGTTACCAGCAGAGGTCGGATAAAGAAAGTCTCTACAAATGCAAATGTAGATTAAGAAAGTCAATTCTGCAAATCTAAATATGATGCTGGAAGCTACAATTAGATATTGAAAGATATGATGACTTCATAATGTGCTAAAGCCTAAGGGAGAATCTCTGCTGCAGAAATTTGCACTTTATTCAGACCACACACTTCATGCTTTTTCCATGAGACtcatagcccgtttggccaagctgcaaaaatcagcttctaagtgtatttttctcaaaagtgcttctcaaaaaagtgcttttggagagaagctacttttttct comes from the Nicotiana sylvestris chromosome 4, ASM39365v2, whole genome shotgun sequence genome and includes:
- the LOC138890327 gene encoding uncharacterized protein gives rise to the protein MGPQRRLGVYVGYESPSIIKYLEPMTGDLFIARFVDCHFDRSVFSTLGGKNKQLEKEIDWNVLSLSHLDPRTNQCEQEVQKIIYMQNFANQLPDAFTNLPQVTKSHIPAVNATIRVDVPAGQYDGAIESRSRLKRGRPIGSKDKNLRKKKGANDQVDHNITIDKTSQEVLVPEMMKMKRYQ
- the LOC104247265 gene encoding uncharacterized protein, translating into MSWLARSIANTLRLDDDDDVDEEEFKHNYQNDVVTRAANSSTTSHAVDEEDSSTYEEIDLEDRSNNYNNDQNSGDDNDNHNRGVKEDLSEFTETLTRQLWGVASFLAPPPPPPLPPRNSDLFDSDRNRIEESGSIVGSEDEEAEYVGEGAGYFENSDGEVEESEGDAVGVTEEVLAFATNIAHHPETWLDFPLADEEEFDDFELSDAQLKHGYAVERLTPRLAALRIELCPAHMSEGYFWMVYFILLYSRLNKHDTELLSTPQLVEARAMWMQELQKKTKPESDWFGIDTFHAKESTYSPRGDFESNSSEDAHSRYAMLHRTFTFEPPTCHTSSDTETEKHSIENTEIQFIDKAVIEEDPPSKIIEKEVLAGPSFKPPMFDYDEHEDDWLKDNSELEGYSGSAIVNGEDVSFSDLEDDTDYIMPIKRKSVSIDYNTALNTS